Proteins from one Gimesia maris genomic window:
- a CDS encoding AraC family transcriptional regulator, translating to MQPFLQRDTSLDYEKADLSYYLPSARPQRLESLRQSWSYLAYYHQTPGPFARFTSGHFPAGTTTQKHNHAVMAMHGSLQGPLTLKTPDGDYHLDAGDFCMIGPGVDHHWSNEGPHTASTVAFLIDLERLGDWPEESGIAEACRELETLVTGVHRISSAGNPDLQHAFWRMADQLVAEHAHRKIQLTSRLLVFLSLVLEHLAPAVELDSEDDVALQIRRLLLNRVNDRLTIPEVARELHVSPTLAKTVFRKTYGCGIMAYFNELKIWQSKRMLGNPSMTIDQISRTLGFSSPAYFTRTFRKLTGVTPSDFRSKRGQTGIC from the coding sequence ATGCAGCCTTTCCTCCAGCGTGACACCAGCCTGGATTATGAGAAGGCGGACCTTTCCTATTACTTACCTTCCGCACGTCCGCAGCGGCTGGAATCACTCAGGCAGAGCTGGAGTTATCTGGCTTACTACCATCAGACCCCTGGTCCATTCGCACGATTTACCTCGGGACATTTTCCCGCGGGTACGACCACCCAGAAGCATAATCACGCGGTGATGGCCATGCATGGGAGTCTGCAGGGGCCGTTAACGTTGAAGACACCCGACGGAGATTATCATCTGGACGCGGGCGATTTCTGTATGATCGGTCCGGGTGTGGATCATCATTGGTCGAATGAAGGCCCGCATACCGCATCAACGGTCGCATTCCTGATCGATCTGGAGCGGCTGGGAGACTGGCCGGAAGAATCAGGAATCGCCGAAGCGTGCCGGGAATTAGAGACACTGGTGACCGGCGTGCATCGTATCAGCTCGGCGGGTAATCCTGATCTGCAGCATGCGTTCTGGCGGATGGCAGACCAGCTGGTTGCCGAACACGCGCATCGCAAGATTCAGCTGACCAGTCGTCTGCTGGTTTTTCTTTCGCTGGTCCTGGAGCATCTGGCTCCCGCGGTAGAGTTGGATTCTGAAGATGACGTCGCATTACAGATTCGGCGGTTGCTGTTGAATCGGGTGAATGATCGCCTGACGATTCCAGAAGTGGCCCGTGAACTGCACGTGAGCCCTACACTGGCAAAAACCGTATTCCGCAAAACGTATGGCTGCGGGATCATGGCGTATTTCAACGAATTGAAAATCTGGCAGTCCAAGCGGATGCTGGGTAACCCGTCGATGACCATCGACCAGATCAGTCGTACGCTCGGTTTTTCTTCGCCGGCTTATTTCACGCGCACGTTTCGAAAGCTGACGGGTGTCACCCCGAGCGACTTTCGCAGCAAACGCGGTCAGACTGGCATATGTTGA
- a CDS encoding SGNH/GDSL hydrolase family protein — protein sequence MMLRRLPLFVLMTVISILAVPVAVNAEHEGKVQILLLGDSTTEGSIPRKLKPKGPHLEQVLEQLLAAEGDLPACHVINSSLSGEYIKRLFDSKRYDRAAAKLPGLDYIFIRYGLNDRARRENFTENFPRDFHQLLARLREDHPNALLIPMTVIPFANEADSETINDLVFDVAKKENLEVFDIYPRYAEELKKGQNMLTYRRYPLSKVPEKYHALVKPFVIGGSVVVMANELDPILGDLPGWYSDRHPNLAGYNVIADETAAYMAKLLRAKQSKTEKKQ from the coding sequence ATGATGTTACGACGGCTTCCTCTATTTGTTTTAATGACTGTGATCTCGATTCTGGCTGTTCCCGTAGCCGTGAATGCGGAGCATGAGGGGAAGGTACAGATCCTGCTACTCGGTGACAGTACGACGGAGGGAAGTATTCCTCGAAAGCTGAAGCCCAAAGGTCCGCATCTGGAACAGGTGCTGGAACAACTGCTGGCTGCGGAAGGTGATCTGCCGGCCTGTCATGTGATCAATTCGAGTTTGAGTGGCGAATATATCAAGCGCTTGTTTGATTCAAAACGCTACGATCGCGCTGCCGCCAAGCTGCCTGGTTTGGATTATATCTTCATTCGTTATGGTTTGAATGATCGGGCACGACGTGAGAATTTCACGGAGAATTTTCCCAGGGACTTTCATCAGTTGCTGGCGCGGTTGCGAGAAGATCATCCCAATGCGTTACTGATTCCGATGACCGTGATTCCATTTGCGAATGAAGCGGACAGTGAAACGATCAACGACCTGGTATTTGACGTCGCGAAAAAAGAGAACCTGGAGGTCTTCGACATCTATCCCCGCTATGCAGAGGAGCTGAAGAAGGGGCAGAACATGCTGACCTATCGACGTTATCCGCTGTCGAAGGTTCCGGAAAAATATCATGCACTGGTGAAGCCGTTCGTGATCGGTGGCAGTGTGGTAGTGATGGCAAACGAGCTGGACCCGATTCTCGGTGATCTGCCCGGCTGGTATAGTGACCGTCATCCCAACCTGGCGGGTTACAATGTGATCGCCGACGAGACGGCCGCGTACATGGCGAAGCTGTTGCGGGCAAAGCAATCGAAAACAGAAAAGAAGCAGTAA
- a CDS encoding DUF1559 domain-containing protein produces MKRKAFTLIELLVVIAIIAILIALLLPAVQQAREAARRSACKNNLKQVGLAFHNYHDAFRTFPIGAQVPIYQANWRVSILPYMDQANLYNSLTQTPANGRGYNTYNGWTGDGGYGTGAGSNEALNNALVTPFKCPSSVTDPFFAGTANGISPGQSNGDLGMTMDYVGIAGAYTAAAPFNTNAVDNTYYGVMAQNGMLQIGKSVLMRDCTDGTSNTIMVGEDSGLIANVDYRKNLSGGWSGHRGVSTSGGSGYGGGGVVTIRYSPNPKTKPAYTGAGFNNGPLTSFHVGGVHALLADGAVRFLSDNIDFNTLLALGAIQDGKVLGEF; encoded by the coding sequence GTGAAACGAAAAGCATTTACCCTGATCGAATTACTGGTGGTGATTGCCATCATAGCCATCCTCATTGCCTTACTACTGCCGGCAGTCCAACAGGCGCGTGAAGCTGCCCGTCGCAGTGCCTGCAAAAACAATCTGAAACAAGTTGGACTGGCGTTTCATAATTACCATGACGCTTTCCGTACGTTTCCCATCGGTGCCCAGGTCCCCATTTATCAGGCCAACTGGCGCGTATCGATTCTGCCTTACATGGATCAGGCCAACCTCTACAACAGCCTGACACAGACTCCGGCGAACGGACGTGGCTACAACACTTACAACGGCTGGACCGGTGATGGTGGATACGGAACCGGCGCCGGCTCGAATGAAGCCTTGAATAACGCACTGGTCACTCCCTTTAAATGTCCCTCCAGTGTTACAGATCCGTTTTTTGCCGGAACCGCCAACGGTATTTCTCCCGGTCAGTCTAATGGAGACCTGGGTATGACGATGGACTACGTAGGCATCGCAGGCGCTTACACGGCAGCCGCACCCTTCAACACCAATGCCGTCGACAACACGTATTATGGTGTGATGGCACAAAACGGAATGCTGCAGATCGGCAAATCGGTTCTGATGCGTGACTGTACCGACGGAACTTCCAACACCATCATGGTCGGTGAAGATTCCGGCCTGATCGCCAATGTCGACTACCGTAAAAATCTTTCAGGCGGCTGGTCGGGGCATCGCGGTGTCTCCACCAGTGGCGGATCGGGCTATGGCGGAGGAGGTGTTGTCACCATTCGATATTCACCCAATCCCAAAACCAAACCCGCATACACGGGCGCAGGATTCAACAACGGTCCGCTCACATCATTCCACGTCGGGGGCGTACATGCACTGCTGGCTGATGGAGCCGTCCGCTTCCTCTCGGATAATATCGACTTCAACACCCTGCTGGCGCTGGGCGCCATTCAGGACGGAAAAGTACTCGGCGAATTTTAA
- a CDS encoding HEAT repeat domain-containing protein has protein sequence MKLSTAAWEIVNQLAASERRQSWFRQILGCRDVSGLLRKLGELNEPAVLPYVAHFLTSVDRDARAAARETVAALLEQISARDLLALEEQSLWWNASDRIQKRSRIQPVDVSAIAGSPDQREYAAVLSLLSFHKNGYVRQEAVRLLTDIDTNEALPCLVIRQNDWVKPIAEAAQKEVRRRLQAGPVRVSPSLLELIFQMETWSRYDHRPMIGDLVKRLLEEEQDQFLERQVVALTVDAKLGRNIVRYALYYLKYTNQRLLVYGMFSKDPVIRYQCCRGLRELPVEQCQELSLQDRQMHLECRLNDTFLPVRSEAYRQLAELDPANAVTTWEAALLDRSRSIQEMACYYLNRIDPGHAVRFYRNAVVKHPESLPAIEGLAAVGEASDLEFLRTLLVHPFPSRRCAGIRAVVRLLQRDAIPEVMPFLGDSSPRVVRTAGRSLRPWITQIPSADLLAVVLEAETVHARRHACELLAAQGKWSSFPWLLEAVVHSEPETAAVAASMIQRWCSAGQSYRVFTRPSAEERAKIGEKLARHQSQVPEQLVQQIERELSLYS, from the coding sequence ATGAAACTGTCTACGGCTGCCTGGGAAATTGTGAATCAGCTCGCTGCGAGTGAGCGCAGGCAGTCGTGGTTTCGCCAGATTCTGGGGTGCAGGGATGTCTCTGGATTACTGCGGAAGCTGGGGGAATTGAACGAACCGGCGGTACTGCCGTATGTGGCTCATTTTCTGACCAGCGTTGATCGGGACGCGAGGGCCGCTGCGCGGGAGACCGTTGCTGCACTGCTGGAGCAGATTTCCGCCAGGGATCTGCTGGCGTTGGAAGAACAGTCCTTGTGGTGGAATGCCAGCGATCGAATTCAAAAGCGGTCGCGGATTCAACCCGTCGACGTATCTGCAATCGCCGGGAGTCCGGATCAACGGGAGTACGCTGCGGTTTTGAGTCTGCTTTCGTTTCACAAAAATGGTTATGTGCGGCAGGAAGCAGTACGACTGCTGACAGACATCGACACCAATGAAGCTCTACCCTGTCTGGTGATCAGACAGAATGACTGGGTGAAACCGATTGCCGAAGCTGCGCAGAAGGAAGTCAGGCGGCGGTTGCAGGCAGGGCCTGTCCGTGTCAGCCCTTCGTTGCTGGAGCTGATCTTTCAGATGGAGACCTGGAGCAGATACGATCACAGGCCTATGATTGGAGACCTGGTCAAGCGGTTGCTGGAAGAAGAACAGGATCAGTTTTTAGAACGACAGGTTGTGGCTCTTACGGTCGATGCGAAACTGGGACGCAACATAGTACGCTATGCTCTCTACTATCTGAAATACACGAATCAACGGCTTTTAGTATATGGCATGTTTTCGAAAGATCCCGTCATTCGCTATCAATGCTGTCGTGGTCTAAGAGAATTGCCTGTGGAACAGTGTCAGGAACTCTCACTACAGGATCGTCAGATGCACCTGGAGTGCAGGTTGAACGATACGTTTCTGCCGGTGCGCAGTGAAGCCTATCGGCAACTGGCGGAGTTAGATCCTGCGAATGCCGTCACGACGTGGGAGGCGGCTCTGCTGGATCGGAGTCGCAGTATCCAGGAAATGGCCTGTTATTATCTGAACCGGATTGATCCCGGTCATGCGGTGCGATTTTATCGAAACGCGGTTGTGAAACACCCGGAGTCACTGCCGGCCATTGAAGGGCTGGCGGCGGTGGGAGAAGCAAGCGATCTGGAATTTCTGCGCACCCTGTTAGTGCATCCATTTCCCAGTCGACGTTGTGCGGGCATTCGCGCGGTGGTTCGTTTGCTGCAACGTGATGCGATTCCGGAAGTGATGCCTTTTCTAGGCGACAGCAGTCCGCGGGTAGTTCGTACGGCGGGCAGGTCATTGCGTCCCTGGATCACACAGATACCCAGTGCCGATCTGCTGGCAGTCGTCCTCGAAGCAGAGACAGTTCATGCGCGGCGACATGCCTGTGAGCTGCTTGCGGCTCAAGGTAAATGGTCGAGTTTTCCCTGGCTGCTGGAAGCTGTCGTGCATTCCGAGCCGGAAACAGCAGCGGTAGCGGCTTCGATGATTCAGAGATGGTGCAGCGCCGGGCAAAGCTACCGTGTCTTCACACGACCCTCGGCGGAAGAAAGGGCGAAGATTGGAGAAAAGCTGGCCCGACATCAGTCTCAAGTTCCTGAGCAACTGGTTCAGCAGATCGAACGCGAACTGTCACTCTATTCTTGA
- a CDS encoding neutral/alkaline non-lysosomal ceramidase N-terminal domain-containing protein, which translates to MRYLSLMMSSVLSLTLLLCVLPADGFGALSAGVAAIDVTPEKLPALQNGQFLEINQDKVLDRLYARCFVLQSEETTVAIVVVDSCMIPRDICDRAKILARSKTGIPVERILISSTHTHTAPSVMDYCLGTNSDPTYERFLPPRLAEGIAKAYANLEPAWVGFTSVDAPEHTHCRRWLRQPDKPGEDPFGEKTVRAMMHPGHQNPDYIGPAGPVDSGLSLLSIQSADGKRPLGLLANYSMHYFGARGGFSADYYGKFCQLMEEKIGKTGDPEKPFVAAMSQGTSGDLQWMDYSKPRRSDYSIDQYTSELAEIALNAYQKIIYGMGTPQLEMAQTILELNRRLPTPERLAWAEAINAKRGERRPANRPEVYAEQALWIEAHPVEELILQVICIGDLAITAIPNEVYGITGIKLKAQSPFEYTFNMSLANGAAGYIPPPEQHFLGGYTTWPARTAGLEVYAEPQIEGALLEMLEQISGQQRKTLTTDFYSVQQRAAFQRAKADDNNRVNRGRKIVKSKD; encoded by the coding sequence ATGCGTTATTTATCATTGATGATGTCGTCCGTTTTGAGTCTGACTTTGTTGCTGTGTGTGCTGCCTGCTGATGGATTTGGTGCCCTCTCTGCGGGTGTGGCTGCCATTGATGTCACGCCTGAGAAGCTGCCGGCTCTGCAGAATGGTCAATTCCTGGAAATCAATCAGGACAAAGTGCTGGACCGGTTGTATGCCCGCTGTTTTGTGCTGCAGTCGGAAGAGACGACCGTGGCGATTGTCGTCGTTGATTCCTGTATGATTCCGCGCGACATCTGTGACCGGGCGAAGATTCTCGCACGTAGTAAAACGGGCATTCCCGTTGAGCGGATTCTGATTTCTTCGACGCACACACATACCGCGCCGAGCGTGATGGATTATTGTCTGGGTACGAACAGTGATCCGACTTACGAACGCTTTCTGCCTCCCAGACTGGCGGAAGGAATTGCTAAAGCGTATGCGAATCTGGAACCGGCGTGGGTTGGATTCACGTCGGTCGATGCGCCCGAACATACGCACTGCCGACGCTGGTTGAGACAGCCGGACAAGCCGGGTGAAGATCCTTTCGGGGAGAAAACGGTGCGGGCGATGATGCATCCCGGTCATCAGAATCCCGATTACATCGGTCCTGCGGGACCCGTGGATTCGGGACTGTCGCTGCTCAGTATTCAGTCAGCCGACGGCAAACGACCCTTGGGTCTGCTGGCGAATTATTCGATGCATTACTTCGGGGCGCGGGGCGGATTTTCTGCGGATTACTACGGGAAATTCTGTCAGCTGATGGAAGAGAAGATCGGAAAAACCGGTGATCCTGAAAAACCATTTGTAGCGGCGATGTCTCAGGGAACGTCGGGTGATCTGCAATGGATGGATTACTCGAAGCCCCGCCGCAGTGACTACAGTATCGACCAGTATACGAGTGAGCTGGCGGAGATTGCTCTGAACGCGTATCAGAAAATCATTTATGGAATGGGCACGCCTCAACTGGAAATGGCGCAGACGATCCTTGAGCTGAATCGACGTCTTCCAACTCCTGAGCGGTTGGCCTGGGCAGAGGCGATCAATGCGAAACGGGGAGAGCGGCGTCCGGCGAATCGTCCGGAAGTCTACGCCGAGCAGGCGCTGTGGATTGAGGCGCATCCAGTGGAAGAACTGATTCTGCAGGTGATCTGCATCGGCGATCTGGCGATCACGGCGATTCCCAATGAAGTTTACGGGATCACCGGGATCAAGCTGAAAGCACAGAGTCCGTTTGAATATACATTCAACATGAGTCTGGCAAACGGCGCCGCCGGTTATATTCCTCCGCCGGAACAGCATTTCCTGGGAGGTTACACAACCTGGCCGGCCCGGACTGCGGGTCTGGAGGTTTATGCAGAACCCCAGATTGAAGGAGCGCTGCTGGAAATGCTGGAGCAGATTTCAGGACAGCAGCGTAAGACTCTGACGACTGACTTTTACAGTGTGCAGCAGCGGGCCGCATTTCAGCGCGCCAAAGCAGACGATAACAACCGGGTGAACCGGGGACGGAAGATTGTTAAGTCAAAGGATTGA
- a CDS encoding alpha/beta hydrolase, with amino-acid sequence MNTESQSAWKRCLPWLVPLPRKMFDKPQTGKQMLVYYLWRVSAFYVFLLILLMLAQRWLIYQPTRVSSLSIDQANAPFGVIHEISTTTEDGLDLKGWHFLAGQVACTDKAACDAELDKGRPVVILLHGNGGNRLHRIEDCRLLASLNLHVFAFDYRGYAENPGSPSQTGLLKDARAIWKYAVRDRKIDPSHIILFGESLGGGVATLLASELCEQNTPPAGLILRSTFSSLVDAASSHFPWIPVSLLLWDRYPNQRLIGNITCPILMVHGTADRIVPFELGEKLFAAAPENSASGIPKRFLKIELGTHNGLLYEARGKMRDAYHEFTSQLAPPDLAAQ; translated from the coding sequence ATGAATACAGAATCACAATCAGCCTGGAAACGCTGCCTGCCCTGGCTGGTCCCCTTACCGCGTAAGATGTTTGATAAACCACAAACGGGGAAACAGATGCTCGTTTATTATCTCTGGCGGGTGTCCGCATTTTATGTATTCCTGCTGATTCTGTTGATGCTTGCTCAACGCTGGCTCATCTATCAACCCACGCGGGTCTCCTCTTTATCAATCGATCAGGCCAATGCTCCCTTCGGCGTGATACATGAAATTTCCACCACAACGGAAGACGGTCTCGATCTGAAAGGCTGGCATTTTCTGGCAGGCCAGGTCGCCTGTACTGACAAAGCCGCCTGCGATGCGGAACTGGACAAGGGACGTCCTGTCGTGATTCTCCTGCACGGTAACGGCGGAAACCGTCTGCACCGCATTGAAGACTGTCGCCTGCTGGCCAGTCTGAATCTGCATGTCTTCGCTTTCGACTACCGGGGTTACGCCGAAAACCCGGGCAGCCCCAGCCAGACCGGCTTGCTCAAAGACGCCCGCGCGATCTGGAAGTACGCCGTCCGCGATCGCAAAATTGATCCTTCGCACATCATTCTGTTTGGAGAATCGCTGGGCGGCGGCGTTGCCACTCTGCTGGCCAGCGAACTCTGCGAGCAGAATACACCGCCGGCAGGGCTGATTCTCCGCTCCACCTTCAGCTCCCTGGTCGATGCCGCCTCCAGTCACTTTCCCTGGATTCCCGTCAGCCTGTTATTGTGGGACCGGTACCCCAATCAGCGGCTCATCGGAAACATCACCTGTCCCATCCTGATGGTTCACGGGACGGCAGATCGCATCGTCCCGTTTGAACTGGGCGAAAAGTTATTCGCTGCCGCACCCGAAAATTCCGCGTCCGGCATTCCCAAACGCTTCCTAAAAATTGAACTCGGTACCCATAACGGCCTCTTGTACGAAGCCCGCGGAAAGATGAGAGACGCGTATCACGAGTTCACCAGCCAGCTCGCTCCACCTGACCTGGCAGCACAGTAA
- a CDS encoding HpcH/HpaI aldolase family protein, with protein sequence MLVKKLKDKLIKGETVYGSLFQYAVVPAMVESIPENSLDFVIVTPEHTTLDLAEFLPLRYALNSKGIACLARTHSRDAADVARVCDTFDGVVVPYVEEYEQAQQLAAAAVYRPLKGIVLDEVLKTGKFVNQKTADYIEKRNENTLFIPMIESVPGIQNLEKICSIPGVHAVFVGPGDLTANMGIPGEYDNPDLIAAIQKVIDIANQQHVAAGCWFGTTKQAVRTIRQGARLVVYANDGLMLKHAMQSAYSELRKG encoded by the coding sequence ATGCTGGTGAAGAAGCTGAAAGACAAACTGATCAAAGGTGAAACCGTTTATGGTTCGCTGTTTCAGTATGCCGTGGTACCCGCGATGGTCGAATCGATTCCCGAAAACTCGCTCGACTTTGTGATCGTCACCCCCGAACATACGACGCTCGATCTCGCGGAGTTCCTCCCGCTGCGGTATGCACTCAACTCCAAAGGCATCGCCTGCCTGGCCCGTACACACAGTCGCGACGCTGCCGATGTCGCCCGCGTCTGTGATACCTTTGATGGCGTAGTCGTTCCCTATGTCGAAGAATACGAACAGGCCCAGCAGCTCGCAGCCGCCGCCGTGTATCGACCGCTGAAAGGCATCGTGCTGGATGAAGTCCTCAAGACCGGCAAATTCGTCAATCAGAAAACCGCCGACTACATTGAGAAGCGTAACGAAAACACCCTCTTCATCCCCATGATTGAATCGGTGCCCGGCATCCAGAACCTGGAAAAGATCTGTTCCATTCCCGGCGTGCATGCGGTCTTCGTCGGTCCCGGCGATCTGACCGCCAACATGGGAATCCCCGGCGAATACGACAACCCCGATCTGATCGCCGCCATCCAGAAAGTCATCGACATCGCCAATCAGCAACACGTCGCCGCCGGCTGCTGGTTTGGCACTACCAAACAGGCCGTCCGCACCATCAGGCAGGGCGCCCGCCTGGTCGTCTATGCCAACGATGGACTCATGCTGAAACACGCCATGCAAAGCGCCTATAGCGAACTCCGCAAAGGGTAA
- a CDS encoding carbon storage regulator: MLSRKTGESLLIDDFQITVGWIRFNKVQLVVSGVGEMLPVQNILYMNETIKVSPDIEIVVVQIRDEKVRLGITAPPGTDFARL, translated from the coding sequence GTGCTCTCGCGAAAGACGGGCGAAAGCCTGCTGATCGATGATTTCCAGATCACTGTGGGCTGGATTCGGTTCAATAAGGTGCAACTGGTGGTCAGTGGAGTCGGAGAAATGCTGCCGGTGCAGAATATTCTCTACATGAACGAAACGATCAAGGTATCCCCCGACATCGAAATCGTAGTGGTTCAGATTCGAGATGAGAAAGTTCGTCTGGGAATCACCGCACCGCCGGGAACAGACTTCGCGCGGCTTTGA
- a CDS encoding metallopeptidase, translated as MLPRMLIVCFLLCTSLIPLRSSFSMEEKKTFPDPVEKQIEGWTVDVDPQLFSEEHAELGRKSLDALANHLQRVKYIVPPERVAALQKFPIWLDLQHAELDKMQYHPSRGWLEAHGYDPRLAQHVHIPVARQLLNRNMWAQHPYVVLHELAHAYHDQVLSFDQAEIVATFDAAKQAGIYESVLCHTGIKVRHYGLNNHKEYFAESTEAYFGVNDFYPFVRAELKQHDPAMFTLLVKIWGPIP; from the coding sequence ATGTTGCCACGTATGCTCATTGTCTGTTTTCTGCTCTGTACTTCGCTGATCCCGCTGCGCAGTTCTTTCTCGATGGAAGAAAAAAAAACGTTTCCCGATCCGGTGGAAAAGCAGATTGAAGGCTGGACGGTGGATGTGGACCCGCAGTTATTTTCTGAGGAACATGCCGAGCTGGGGCGCAAATCGCTGGATGCACTCGCCAATCATCTGCAGCGGGTGAAATACATTGTACCGCCGGAACGGGTGGCGGCGTTGCAGAAGTTTCCTATCTGGCTGGATCTGCAGCATGCGGAGCTGGATAAAATGCAGTACCATCCCAGTCGCGGCTGGCTGGAGGCGCACGGCTACGATCCACGCCTGGCGCAGCACGTACATATTCCCGTCGCCCGGCAGTTGCTCAATCGCAACATGTGGGCGCAGCATCCGTATGTGGTTCTGCATGAGCTGGCGCACGCCTATCACGATCAGGTCTTGAGTTTCGACCAGGCAGAGATTGTCGCGACCTTTGATGCGGCGAAGCAGGCAGGCATCTACGAGAGTGTGCTCTGTCACACGGGAATCAAAGTCCGACATTACGGTTTGAACAACCACAAAGAATATTTCGCCGAATCGACCGAAGCGTATTTTGGCGTCAACGATTTCTACCCCTTCGTTCGGGCCGAACTGAAGCAGCACGATCCCGCGATGTTCACGCTGCTGGTCAAAATCTGGGGACCGATTCCTTAG